A genomic region of Colletotrichum destructivum chromosome 1, complete sequence contains the following coding sequences:
- a CDS encoding Putative RNA recognition motif domain, nucleotide-binding alpha-beta plait domain superfamily — MAPKKKEQVKMALGDFLQDSSYGGSWADEVEDTYSTQALPATDRAGYRPSQGGWGSGAGAGGDRSERRDYGGYSSIRENLPQKLPERPPYTAHLGNLSYDATEETVNEFFEGCDIVSVRIIEDREQQRPKGFAYAEFKDLEGLKQALTLDGQTFQGRAIRIKIADPPRSGDRGGESNRDFSDWSRKGPLPDLPGRGGNDRRPSDFGERRGPREPREPREDDGKVRDFGNWERRGPLSPVAPKEDGSREGSRPRTNDGPREFRDRHQSPAAWGEGQAPRQDRQDSRPPRPERVPTAAEKDNQWRSNMRPDASGKSASQSRDGSEAPSSPAAAPAAPVGRPKLNLAKRTVSEAPDAASATSSDSKASPFGAARPIDTAAKERLIEEKKQQQLKEKREAEEKAKEERRLAKEAAAKEAEEKAAQEAAAKANGEREEAAKAEAAKEAEAEAPKEQAPKEGDAPKEASGSDEQKAPVRSREPREPREPREPREPREPKEAPKSRAAEANSWRSAGAPRGPPSGPRGGRGGPRGGGRFEGGRPPRSNGPAPEKQSSPASATAEAADSDAPVEDDGWTTVPNKGRRNVGPRGAA, encoded by the exons ATGG cgcccaagaagaaggagcaggTCAAGATGGCCCTTGGCGATTTCCTCCAGGACTCAA GCTACGGAGGCTCATGGGCTGATGAGGTCGAGGATACGTACA GCACTCAGGCTCTGCCCGCCACCGACCGCGCAGGCTACCGTCCCAGCCAAGGTGGCTGGGGtagcggcgccggcgccggcggcgatcgTTCCGAGCGAA GAGACTACGGTGGCTACTCTTCCATCCGCGAAAACCTTCCCCAGAAGCTTCCCGAGAGACCCCCTTACACCGCTCACCTCGGCAACCTGTCGTACGATGCCACTGAGGAGACTGTCAACGAGTTCTTCGAGGGATGCGATATTGTCAGCGTCCGTATTATCGAGGACcgcgagcagcagcgcccCAAGGGTTTCGCCTACGCCGAGTTCAAGGATCTCGAGGGACTGAAGCAGGCTCTGACTCTGGACGGCCAGACCTTCCAGGGACGTGCCATCAGAATCAAGATTGCCGACCCTC CCCGTAGTGGTGACCGTGGCGGTGAGTCCAACCGCGACTTCAGCGACTGGTCCCGTAAGGGACCCCTTCCCGACTTGCCTGGCCGTGGTGGAAATGACCGCCGTCCCTCCGACTTTGGCGAGCGCCGTGGCCCCCGCGAGCCCCGCGAGCCCcgcgaggatgatggcaaAGTCCGTGACTTTGGCAACTGGGAGCGCAGAGGCCCCCTTTCTCCCGTCGCTCCCAAGGAGGATGGCTCCCGCGAAGGCAGCCGTCCCCGTACCAACGATGGACCCCGTGAGTTCCGCGACCGCCACCAGTCCCCCGCCGCTTGGGGTGAAGGTCAGGCGCCCCGCCAGGACCGCCAGGACTCTCGCCCTCCCCGCCCTGAGCGTGTGCCGACTGCTGCCGAGAAGGACAACCAGTGGAGATCCAACATGCGCCCCGACGCCTCTGGCAAGTCCGCCAGCCAGTCTcgcgacggcagcgaggccCCATCTTCGCCCGCGGCTGCCCCCGCTGCCCCTGTTGGCCGTCCCAAGCTGAACCTGGCCAAGCGCACCGTGTCCGAGGCTCCCGATGCCGCTTCTGCCACCAGCTCCGACTCCAAGGCCAGCCCCTTTGGTGCCGCTCGTCCCATCGACACGGCCGCAAAGGAGCGTCTGAttgaggagaagaagcagcaacagctgaaggagaagcgtgaggccgaggagaaggctAAGGAGGAGCGCCGTCTTGCCAAGGAAGCTgccgccaaggaggctgAGGAGAAGGCTGCCCaagaggccgccgccaaggctAACGGCGAGCGCGAGGAGGCTGCCAAGGCGGAGGCTGCCAAGGAGGCAGAGGCTGAGGCCCCCAAGGAACAGGCCCCCAAGGAGGGAGATGCCCCTAAGGAGGCCAGCGGCTCTGACGAGCAGAAGGCTCCCGTCCGATCCAGAGAGCCTAGGGAGCCCAGAGAGCCCAGAGAGCCCAGAGAGCCAAGGGAGCCCAAGGAGGCACCCAAGTCTCGCGCTGCCGAGGCCAACAGCTGGAGATCGGCTGGCGCTCCCCGTGGTCCCCCCTCCGGACCTCGCGGTGGTCGCGGCGGCCCCCGCGGCGGTGGTCGCTTCGAGGGTGGTCGCCCCCCTCGCTCCAACGGCCCTGCGCCCGAGAAGCAGTCGTCGCCTGCTTCGGCGACCGCTGAGGCTGCCGACTCGGATGCGCCTGTGGAGGACGACGGTTGGACCACGGTCCCCAACAAGGGCCGTCGCAACGTTGGCCCTCGGGGCGCCGCCTAG